The Hippocampus zosterae strain Florida chromosome 20, ASM2543408v3, whole genome shotgun sequence genome contains a region encoding:
- the insig1 gene encoding insulin-induced gene 1 protein isoform X1 translates to MRVCVCVCVWEIQQLVCRGIGPFYHRNYYMVVGKKDYIQKLPSARLEREIKCQMSTLEEHYWSCSRAPQLEHEHSSTSSAANWLASKSEEMMSIITSVLGSAYRSLHRHRTVNLIRRGLVLFAVGVILALVLNLLQIQRNVTLFPEEVMTTLFSSAWWIPPCCGTGAAVVGLLYPCLDSHLGEPHKFKREWASVMRCIAVFVGINHASVKLDIDNSVQLSLTLAALSLGLWWTFDRSRSGFGLGVTTAFLATVFTQLLVYNGVYQYTSPDFLYVRSWLPCIFFSGGVTVGNIGRQLAMAGVEKPHSD, encoded by the exons atgcgtgtgtgcgtgtgtgtatgtgtgtgggagaTACAGCAGTTGGTCTGCAGAGGAATAGGACCGTTTTATCATAG AAACTACTACAtggtggtgggaaaaaaagattatatCCAAAAACTGCCGAGTGCAAGACTGGAGCGAGAGATCAAG TGCCAAATGTCCACTCTGGAGGAGCACTATTGGAGTTGCTCCCGTGCGCCGCAGTTGGAACACGAACACTCGTCGACGTCGTCTGCGGCCAACTGGTTAGCATCCAAAAGCGAGGAAATGATGTCAATCATCACATCGGTGCTGGGCAGCGCCTACAGGTCGCTGCACCGCCACCGGACGGTCAACTTGATCCGCCGTGGCCTGGTGCTCTTCGCCGTGGGGGTCATCCTCGCCCTGGTGCTCAACTTGCTGCAAATCCAACGCAACGTCACGCTCTTCCCCGAGGAGGTGATGACCACTTTGTTCTCGTCCGCATGGTGGATTCCACCGTGCTGCGGCACCGGGGCAG CGGTAGTGGGCCTGCTATACCCGTGCCTAGACAGCCATCTTGGTGAGCCACACAAGTTTAAGCGGGAATGGGCCAGCGTCATGAGGTGCATCGCCGTCTTTGTGGGCATCAACCACGCCAGCGTT AAACTGGACATTGACAACAGCGTGCAGCTGTCGCTCACCCTGGCCGCCCTGTCGCTGGGCCTGTGGTGGACCTTTGACCGCTCGCGTAGCGGCTTCGGCTTGGGTGTCACCACGGCCTTCCTCGCCACCGTTTTTACCCAGCTGCTGGTCTACAACGGCGTCTATCA GTACACATCTCCCGACTTCTTGTACGTGCGCTCCTGGCTGCCGTGTATTTTCTTCTCCGGTGGCGTCACCGTGGGAAACATCGGCCGCCAACTGGCAATG GCCGGAGTGGAGAAGCCACATAGCGACTGA
- the insig1 gene encoding insulin-induced gene 1 protein isoform X2, with protein sequence MVVGKKDYIQKLPSARLEREIKCQMSTLEEHYWSCSRAPQLEHEHSSTSSAANWLASKSEEMMSIITSVLGSAYRSLHRHRTVNLIRRGLVLFAVGVILALVLNLLQIQRNVTLFPEEVMTTLFSSAWWIPPCCGTGAAVVGLLYPCLDSHLGEPHKFKREWASVMRCIAVFVGINHASVKLDIDNSVQLSLTLAALSLGLWWTFDRSRSGFGLGVTTAFLATVFTQLLVYNGVYQYTSPDFLYVRSWLPCIFFSGGVTVGNIGRQLAMAGVEKPHSD encoded by the exons AtggtggtgggaaaaaaagattatatCCAAAAACTGCCGAGTGCAAGACTGGAGCGAGAGATCAAG TGCCAAATGTCCACTCTGGAGGAGCACTATTGGAGTTGCTCCCGTGCGCCGCAGTTGGAACACGAACACTCGTCGACGTCGTCTGCGGCCAACTGGTTAGCATCCAAAAGCGAGGAAATGATGTCAATCATCACATCGGTGCTGGGCAGCGCCTACAGGTCGCTGCACCGCCACCGGACGGTCAACTTGATCCGCCGTGGCCTGGTGCTCTTCGCCGTGGGGGTCATCCTCGCCCTGGTGCTCAACTTGCTGCAAATCCAACGCAACGTCACGCTCTTCCCCGAGGAGGTGATGACCACTTTGTTCTCGTCCGCATGGTGGATTCCACCGTGCTGCGGCACCGGGGCAG CGGTAGTGGGCCTGCTATACCCGTGCCTAGACAGCCATCTTGGTGAGCCACACAAGTTTAAGCGGGAATGGGCCAGCGTCATGAGGTGCATCGCCGTCTTTGTGGGCATCAACCACGCCAGCGTT AAACTGGACATTGACAACAGCGTGCAGCTGTCGCTCACCCTGGCCGCCCTGTCGCTGGGCCTGTGGTGGACCTTTGACCGCTCGCGTAGCGGCTTCGGCTTGGGTGTCACCACGGCCTTCCTCGCCACCGTTTTTACCCAGCTGCTGGTCTACAACGGCGTCTATCA GTACACATCTCCCGACTTCTTGTACGTGCGCTCCTGGCTGCCGTGTATTTTCTTCTCCGGTGGCGTCACCGTGGGAAACATCGGCCGCCAACTGGCAATG GCCGGAGTGGAGAAGCCACATAGCGACTGA